A window of Echeneis naucrates chromosome 13, fEcheNa1.1, whole genome shotgun sequence contains these coding sequences:
- the ssh2a gene encoding protein phosphatase Slingshot homolog 2 isoform X2 — translation MALVTVQRSPTPSTTSSPSVSESGSGEDDRRSQPRSISESFLTVKGAALFLPRGNSPTPNSAPRISQRRNKHTGDLQKHLQTMFTVLRPEDTIRLAVRLESAYPQVTRYMVVVSTNGRQDTEESIVLGMDFISSDSCCTVGLVLPLWSDTLIHLDGDGGFSVSTVNRVHVFKPVSVQAMWSALQSLHKACEVARGHNYYPGSLFLTWISYYQSRISSNQLCINEWNAMQDVESHRANSPVPFTDLPTERERTERLIKMRLREIMMQKDLENVTCKEIRTELEMQMVCNLREFKEFIDNEMIVILGQMDSPTEIFDHVYLGSEWNASNLEELQNSGVQYILNVTREIDNFFPGMFEYHNIRVYDEEATNLLEYWNETYKFITKAKKAGAKCLVHCKMGVSRSASTVIAYAMKEYGWDLDTAFDYVKERRTVTKPNPSFMKQLEEYQGILLASKQRHNKLWRSHSDSDLTDRPESMCKTSSHSLGHSDSHNNNSTASSPSLHHFLGVAVLQALGAEPEDSAKSNTTHTNGVCDSPVQEEVRADCSDLPLLLSLPRPRAATVVPEERVDNSASVAVTVPVAVPHPPPSLHILPPTPELQRAHWTPPTSVPKTKAAELSLNLPEQNSSEETSPLSLGSTDSDIIDQSLSDITSDKHSPLSPTSSTPHSVLLPLAPSDDNNNPSELNADGALDSRGDADGSSSHSTDSIDFLTAREKFLGLAQDVRSRTFSEQAQHRTSLSHEENGDVEAKGEGNGSQASPQSEVSPQRTHHSLHDNGVSVRHIVTEIEAICQPAPSCASSSPVPPSSLSPELVRRTHQEEAESPEVTHGSLTPPSHPQSPATLPCDWPAGSVRRATEQLEQKLRQEMEMAASQRSPLHSPSTEHPPVRLSLCSPSAEHPPLHSPHHSTEQSLTQEEITAVCAKSKDREKHTGSKQLQRLNSSGTDTLPDLSCSLNSNISHVSGAIPVTVHTSKASHTLTSSLASTCHSVESSLNTSAQSQGEKRLHSQNQQFQTLPRACSYQMTVGGATVQESDTDESLESGSRDRRGACGPGCDAQSRLARSSQELERIQQTLRELQAFLHEGISLETTHNQEQEPEQPQGLKDAMDTEPGLCKGASSEQTPPSLEAGQRLRKRREGKTFLEPTGWHRAMELEARIRQAGLTPPSLMKRSASLAKLDCLELSANDLSDWDLRPHARTASAHSQDSFNATPSHPDDTWKKQRVLAQNTCAEKTGSPRGDSSPPRPPCCSSTPRCRQEEETGEREEPDSSGGGSGVVMTSRQQGRGHSSRRSRRASAEKKQRAVTVLYNTM, via the exons TATCAGTGAGAGCTTCCTCACAGTAAAAGGTGCAGCCCTGTTCCTCCCCAGGGGTAACAGCCCGACACCTAACTCTGCGCCACGCATCAGCCAGCGCAGGAACAAGCACACAG GTGATCTCCAGAAACATCTTCAGACCATGTTCACTGTGCTACGGCCGGAGGACACCATCCGACtg GCTGTGCGTCTGGAAAGCGCCTACCCTCAGGTAACCCGCTACATGGTGGTGGTCTCCACCAATGGTCGACAGGACACGGAGGAGAGCATCGTGCTCGGCATGGACTTCATCTCCTCTGATAG CTGCTGTACGGTCGGGCTGGTTCTACCTCTGTGGAGCGACACTCTGATCCATTTGGATGGAGATGG tGGATTCAGTGTTTCAACAGTAAACAGGGTTCATGTCTTCAAGCCAGTTTCGGTCCAGGCCATGTG GTCAGCCCTCCAGTCACTCCACAAAGCATGTGAAGTGGCTCGTGGCCATAACTACTACCCAGGCAGCCTGTTCTTGACCTGGATCAGCTACTATCAGAGCAGGATCTCCTCTAACCAGCTCTGTATTAACGAGTGGAATGCCATGCAGGACGTCGAGTCGCACCGTGCTAACTCACCTGTTCCCTTCACAGACCT gcccACGGAGAGGGAGCGCACAGAAAGGCTGATCAAGATGCGTCTCAGAGAGATCATGATGCAGAAAGACCTGGAGAATGTCACCTGTAAGGAG ATTCGAACAGAGCTGGAGATGCAGATGGTTTGCAACCTGAGGGAGTTTAAGGAGTTCATAGACAATGAGATGATCGTCATCCTGGGACAGATGGACAGTCCCACTGAGATCTTTGACCATGTCTACCTG GGCTCTGAGTGGAACGCTTCCaacctggaggagctgcagaacaGTGG GGTGCAATACATCCTGAACGTGACCAGGGAAATAGACAACTTCTTCCCGGGGATGTTTGAGTACCACAACATCAGAGTGTACGATGAGGAAGCCACTAACCTGCTGGAGTACTGGAATGAAACCTACAAGTTCATCACTAAAGCCAA GAAAGCTGGTGCTAAGTGTCTGGTTCACTGTAAGATGGGCGTGAGCCGCTCTGCCTCCACAGTGATCGCCTACGCCATGAAGGAGTACGGCTGGGACCTGGACACGGCCTTCGACTATGTGAAAGAGAGACGGACCGTCACCAAACCAAACCCTTCCTTCATGAAACAGCTGGAGGAGTATCAGGGAATCCTGCTGGCCAG caAACAAAGGCACAATAAGCTGTGGCGTTCGCACTCTGACAGTGACCTAACAGATCGCCCAGAGTCGATGTGTAAAACGTCCTCACACTCTCTGGGCCACTCCGActcccacaacaacaacagtaccgcctcctccccctccttacATCACTTCCTGGGAGTGGCTGTGCTGCAAGCACTCGGTGCTGAACCTGAAGACTCTGCCAAAtcaaacaccacacacaccaatgGTGTGTGTGACTCACCGGTTCAGGAAGAGGTCAGAGCAGATTGTTCAGACCTCCCCCTCCTGCTTTCCCTCCCCAGACCCCGAGCAGCCACTGTAGTCCCAGAGGAGAGAGTGGACAATTCAGCGAGCGTGGCTGTCACTGTGCCTGTTGCTGTGCCGCACCCTCCACCGTCGCTCCACATCCTACCTCCAACTCCAGAGCTCCAACGCGCTCACTGGACTCCTCCCACCTCAGTGCCCAAAACCAAAGCAGCAGAACTGTCCCTAAATTTGCCTGAGCAAAACAGTTCGGAAGAAACGTCTCCTCTCAGCCTGGGATCCACAGACTCAGACATAATAGATCAATCATTATCTGATATAACAAGTGACAAACACAGCCCTCTCAGTCCCACAAGCTCCACCCCTCACTCAGTGCTTCTCCCCCTCGCTCCCagtgacgacaacaacaaccccAGCGAGCTAAACGCAGACGGCGCCCTCGACAGTCGTGGTGACGCAGACGGTTCGTCGAGCCACAGCACTGACAGCATCGACTTCCTCACCGCTCGAGAAAAGTTTCTGGGCTTAGCCCAAGATGTCAGAAGTCGGACGTTTTCAGAGCAGGCACAACACCGGACATCTCTGTCCCACGAGGAAAACGGAGACGTGGAAGCGAAGGGGGAAGGGAATGGGAGTCAG GCATCACCACAGTCTGAAGTCAGCCCTCAGCGAACTCATCATTCTCTCCATGACAACGGAGTATCAGTCCGCCATATTGTCACTGAGATTGAAGCCATATGTCAGCCTGCTCCCTCCTGCGCCTCCTCTTCGCCGGTCCCTCCATCCTCTCTGAGCCCTGAGCTCGTCCGACGGACGCATCAGGAGGAGGCAGAATCCCCTGAAGTTACGCACGGGTCCCTAACTCCGCCTTCACACCCTCAGTCCCCCGCCACATTGCCGTGTGACTGGCCGGCGGGCTCGGTGCGGCGGGCCACTGAACAGCTGGAGCAGAAGTTGAGGCAGGAAATGGAGATGGCGGCGTCTCAGCGTTCCCCACTGCATTCGCCCAGCACCGAGCACCCTCCTGTCAGATTATCCCTGTGCTCCCCGAGCGCCGAACATCCTCCCCTCCACTCCCCGCATCACTCCACAGAACAAAGTCTCACTCAGGAAGAGATCACGGCTGTATGTGCCAAGtccaaagacagagagaagcacaCAGGGTCAAAACAGCTTCAAAGACTCAACTCCtcaggcacagacacacttccAGACCTTTCCTGCTCCCTCAACTCAAATATCAGCCACGTCTCTGGTGCTATACCTGTCACTGTGCACACATCCAAAGCTAGCCATACGCTGACGTCATCACTGGCATCTACGTGTCACTCAGTGGAATCATCTCTAAATACCTCAGCCCAGTCTCAAGGAGAGAAGCGGCTCCACAGCCAAAACCAGCAGTTTCAGACTCTGCCCCGGGCCTGTTCGTACCAAATGACTGTGGGTGGGGCCACGGTGCAGGAGTCAGACACAGACGAGAGTCTGGAATCCGGTTCCCGAGACAGGCGTGGGGCCTGTGGCCCCGGCTGTGATGCCCAGAGCAGGCTGGCCCGTAGCAGCCAGGAGCTGGAGAGGATTCAGCAAACGCTGAGAGAGCTGCAGGCTTTCCTGCACGAAGGCATCAGCCTGGAAACCACGCACAATCAAGAACAGGAACCAGAGCAGCCTCAGGGGTTGAAAGATGCCATGGACACAGAGCCAGGACTTTGTAAAGGGGCGAGTTCGGAACAGACCCCTCCAAGCCTGGAAGCAGGGCAAAGACTTCGAAAGAGACGAGAAGGGAAGACGTTCCTAGAACCGACAGGATGGCACAGAGCCATGGAGCTCGAGGCTCGTATCCGCCAGGCAGGCCTCACCCCCCCTTCTCTCATGAAGAGATCAGCTTCCTTGGCTAAACTGGACTGTCTGGAGCTTTCGGCCAACGACCTCAGCGACTGGGACCTAAGGCCGCACGCCAGGACGGCATCAGCACACTCGCAGGACTCTTTTAACGCGACCCCGTCTCACCCTGACGACACCTGGAAGAAGCAGAGAGTGTTGGCTCAAAACACATGTGCTGAAAAGACAGGTTCTCCCCGTGGCGACTCCTCCCCGCCACGGCccccctgctgctcctccaccccTCGCTGTCGCCAGGAAGAAGAGACAGGTGAGAGGGAGGAGCCCGACAGCAGCGGGGGCGGCAGTGGCGTGGTGATGACGTCACGTCAGCAGGGGAGGGGACACTCGTCGAGACGCTCGCGCAGAGCGTCCGCCGAGAAGAAGCAGCGAGCCGTCACTGTGCTTTACAACACCATGTGA
- the ssh2a gene encoding protein phosphatase Slingshot homolog 2 isoform X1, translating to MTLGAVSGSDTSSAVSFCSCCGAKMVPYFSDDAVVSKNQINQLISESFLTVKGAALFLPRGNSPTPNSAPRISQRRNKHTGDLQKHLQTMFTVLRPEDTIRLAVRLESAYPQVTRYMVVVSTNGRQDTEESIVLGMDFISSDSCCTVGLVLPLWSDTLIHLDGDGGFSVSTVNRVHVFKPVSVQAMWSALQSLHKACEVARGHNYYPGSLFLTWISYYQSRISSNQLCINEWNAMQDVESHRANSPVPFTDLPTERERTERLIKMRLREIMMQKDLENVTCKEIRTELEMQMVCNLREFKEFIDNEMIVILGQMDSPTEIFDHVYLGSEWNASNLEELQNSGVQYILNVTREIDNFFPGMFEYHNIRVYDEEATNLLEYWNETYKFITKAKKAGAKCLVHCKMGVSRSASTVIAYAMKEYGWDLDTAFDYVKERRTVTKPNPSFMKQLEEYQGILLASKQRHNKLWRSHSDSDLTDRPESMCKTSSHSLGHSDSHNNNSTASSPSLHHFLGVAVLQALGAEPEDSAKSNTTHTNGVCDSPVQEEVRADCSDLPLLLSLPRPRAATVVPEERVDNSASVAVTVPVAVPHPPPSLHILPPTPELQRAHWTPPTSVPKTKAAELSLNLPEQNSSEETSPLSLGSTDSDIIDQSLSDITSDKHSPLSPTSSTPHSVLLPLAPSDDNNNPSELNADGALDSRGDADGSSSHSTDSIDFLTAREKFLGLAQDVRSRTFSEQAQHRTSLSHEENGDVEAKGEGNGSQASPQSEVSPQRTHHSLHDNGVSVRHIVTEIEAICQPAPSCASSSPVPPSSLSPELVRRTHQEEAESPEVTHGSLTPPSHPQSPATLPCDWPAGSVRRATEQLEQKLRQEMEMAASQRSPLHSPSTEHPPVRLSLCSPSAEHPPLHSPHHSTEQSLTQEEITAVCAKSKDREKHTGSKQLQRLNSSGTDTLPDLSCSLNSNISHVSGAIPVTVHTSKASHTLTSSLASTCHSVESSLNTSAQSQGEKRLHSQNQQFQTLPRACSYQMTVGGATVQESDTDESLESGSRDRRGACGPGCDAQSRLARSSQELERIQQTLRELQAFLHEGISLETTHNQEQEPEQPQGLKDAMDTEPGLCKGASSEQTPPSLEAGQRLRKRREGKTFLEPTGWHRAMELEARIRQAGLTPPSLMKRSASLAKLDCLELSANDLSDWDLRPHARTASAHSQDSFNATPSHPDDTWKKQRVLAQNTCAEKTGSPRGDSSPPRPPCCSSTPRCRQEEETGEREEPDSSGGGSGVVMTSRQQGRGHSSRRSRRASAEKKQRAVTVLYNTM from the exons TATCAGTGAGAGCTTCCTCACAGTAAAAGGTGCAGCCCTGTTCCTCCCCAGGGGTAACAGCCCGACACCTAACTCTGCGCCACGCATCAGCCAGCGCAGGAACAAGCACACAG GTGATCTCCAGAAACATCTTCAGACCATGTTCACTGTGCTACGGCCGGAGGACACCATCCGACtg GCTGTGCGTCTGGAAAGCGCCTACCCTCAGGTAACCCGCTACATGGTGGTGGTCTCCACCAATGGTCGACAGGACACGGAGGAGAGCATCGTGCTCGGCATGGACTTCATCTCCTCTGATAG CTGCTGTACGGTCGGGCTGGTTCTACCTCTGTGGAGCGACACTCTGATCCATTTGGATGGAGATGG tGGATTCAGTGTTTCAACAGTAAACAGGGTTCATGTCTTCAAGCCAGTTTCGGTCCAGGCCATGTG GTCAGCCCTCCAGTCACTCCACAAAGCATGTGAAGTGGCTCGTGGCCATAACTACTACCCAGGCAGCCTGTTCTTGACCTGGATCAGCTACTATCAGAGCAGGATCTCCTCTAACCAGCTCTGTATTAACGAGTGGAATGCCATGCAGGACGTCGAGTCGCACCGTGCTAACTCACCTGTTCCCTTCACAGACCT gcccACGGAGAGGGAGCGCACAGAAAGGCTGATCAAGATGCGTCTCAGAGAGATCATGATGCAGAAAGACCTGGAGAATGTCACCTGTAAGGAG ATTCGAACAGAGCTGGAGATGCAGATGGTTTGCAACCTGAGGGAGTTTAAGGAGTTCATAGACAATGAGATGATCGTCATCCTGGGACAGATGGACAGTCCCACTGAGATCTTTGACCATGTCTACCTG GGCTCTGAGTGGAACGCTTCCaacctggaggagctgcagaacaGTGG GGTGCAATACATCCTGAACGTGACCAGGGAAATAGACAACTTCTTCCCGGGGATGTTTGAGTACCACAACATCAGAGTGTACGATGAGGAAGCCACTAACCTGCTGGAGTACTGGAATGAAACCTACAAGTTCATCACTAAAGCCAA GAAAGCTGGTGCTAAGTGTCTGGTTCACTGTAAGATGGGCGTGAGCCGCTCTGCCTCCACAGTGATCGCCTACGCCATGAAGGAGTACGGCTGGGACCTGGACACGGCCTTCGACTATGTGAAAGAGAGACGGACCGTCACCAAACCAAACCCTTCCTTCATGAAACAGCTGGAGGAGTATCAGGGAATCCTGCTGGCCAG caAACAAAGGCACAATAAGCTGTGGCGTTCGCACTCTGACAGTGACCTAACAGATCGCCCAGAGTCGATGTGTAAAACGTCCTCACACTCTCTGGGCCACTCCGActcccacaacaacaacagtaccgcctcctccccctccttacATCACTTCCTGGGAGTGGCTGTGCTGCAAGCACTCGGTGCTGAACCTGAAGACTCTGCCAAAtcaaacaccacacacaccaatgGTGTGTGTGACTCACCGGTTCAGGAAGAGGTCAGAGCAGATTGTTCAGACCTCCCCCTCCTGCTTTCCCTCCCCAGACCCCGAGCAGCCACTGTAGTCCCAGAGGAGAGAGTGGACAATTCAGCGAGCGTGGCTGTCACTGTGCCTGTTGCTGTGCCGCACCCTCCACCGTCGCTCCACATCCTACCTCCAACTCCAGAGCTCCAACGCGCTCACTGGACTCCTCCCACCTCAGTGCCCAAAACCAAAGCAGCAGAACTGTCCCTAAATTTGCCTGAGCAAAACAGTTCGGAAGAAACGTCTCCTCTCAGCCTGGGATCCACAGACTCAGACATAATAGATCAATCATTATCTGATATAACAAGTGACAAACACAGCCCTCTCAGTCCCACAAGCTCCACCCCTCACTCAGTGCTTCTCCCCCTCGCTCCCagtgacgacaacaacaaccccAGCGAGCTAAACGCAGACGGCGCCCTCGACAGTCGTGGTGACGCAGACGGTTCGTCGAGCCACAGCACTGACAGCATCGACTTCCTCACCGCTCGAGAAAAGTTTCTGGGCTTAGCCCAAGATGTCAGAAGTCGGACGTTTTCAGAGCAGGCACAACACCGGACATCTCTGTCCCACGAGGAAAACGGAGACGTGGAAGCGAAGGGGGAAGGGAATGGGAGTCAG GCATCACCACAGTCTGAAGTCAGCCCTCAGCGAACTCATCATTCTCTCCATGACAACGGAGTATCAGTCCGCCATATTGTCACTGAGATTGAAGCCATATGTCAGCCTGCTCCCTCCTGCGCCTCCTCTTCGCCGGTCCCTCCATCCTCTCTGAGCCCTGAGCTCGTCCGACGGACGCATCAGGAGGAGGCAGAATCCCCTGAAGTTACGCACGGGTCCCTAACTCCGCCTTCACACCCTCAGTCCCCCGCCACATTGCCGTGTGACTGGCCGGCGGGCTCGGTGCGGCGGGCCACTGAACAGCTGGAGCAGAAGTTGAGGCAGGAAATGGAGATGGCGGCGTCTCAGCGTTCCCCACTGCATTCGCCCAGCACCGAGCACCCTCCTGTCAGATTATCCCTGTGCTCCCCGAGCGCCGAACATCCTCCCCTCCACTCCCCGCATCACTCCACAGAACAAAGTCTCACTCAGGAAGAGATCACGGCTGTATGTGCCAAGtccaaagacagagagaagcacaCAGGGTCAAAACAGCTTCAAAGACTCAACTCCtcaggcacagacacacttccAGACCTTTCCTGCTCCCTCAACTCAAATATCAGCCACGTCTCTGGTGCTATACCTGTCACTGTGCACACATCCAAAGCTAGCCATACGCTGACGTCATCACTGGCATCTACGTGTCACTCAGTGGAATCATCTCTAAATACCTCAGCCCAGTCTCAAGGAGAGAAGCGGCTCCACAGCCAAAACCAGCAGTTTCAGACTCTGCCCCGGGCCTGTTCGTACCAAATGACTGTGGGTGGGGCCACGGTGCAGGAGTCAGACACAGACGAGAGTCTGGAATCCGGTTCCCGAGACAGGCGTGGGGCCTGTGGCCCCGGCTGTGATGCCCAGAGCAGGCTGGCCCGTAGCAGCCAGGAGCTGGAGAGGATTCAGCAAACGCTGAGAGAGCTGCAGGCTTTCCTGCACGAAGGCATCAGCCTGGAAACCACGCACAATCAAGAACAGGAACCAGAGCAGCCTCAGGGGTTGAAAGATGCCATGGACACAGAGCCAGGACTTTGTAAAGGGGCGAGTTCGGAACAGACCCCTCCAAGCCTGGAAGCAGGGCAAAGACTTCGAAAGAGACGAGAAGGGAAGACGTTCCTAGAACCGACAGGATGGCACAGAGCCATGGAGCTCGAGGCTCGTATCCGCCAGGCAGGCCTCACCCCCCCTTCTCTCATGAAGAGATCAGCTTCCTTGGCTAAACTGGACTGTCTGGAGCTTTCGGCCAACGACCTCAGCGACTGGGACCTAAGGCCGCACGCCAGGACGGCATCAGCACACTCGCAGGACTCTTTTAACGCGACCCCGTCTCACCCTGACGACACCTGGAAGAAGCAGAGAGTGTTGGCTCAAAACACATGTGCTGAAAAGACAGGTTCTCCCCGTGGCGACTCCTCCCCGCCACGGCccccctgctgctcctccaccccTCGCTGTCGCCAGGAAGAAGAGACAGGTGAGAGGGAGGAGCCCGACAGCAGCGGGGGCGGCAGTGGCGTGGTGATGACGTCACGTCAGCAGGGGAGGGGACACTCGTCGAGACGCTCGCGCAGAGCGTCCGCCGAGAAGAAGCAGCGAGCCGTCACTGTGCTTTACAACACCATGTGA